In Falsibacillus pallidus, the genomic window TGGTAGCCGACGATCGCGCCTGTACAGCCGCGGTTGAAGTAAAGGTTACCGACATGGAAGTCTTCCTTCGCCTGGTCGATGTGTGCGCGGTTGTTCGTGATGACTGCACCCGTCAAGCCGTAGTCTGTGTCGTTGGCGATTTC contains:
- a CDS encoding aldehyde dehydrogenase family protein; the protein is EIANDTDYGLTGAVITNNRAHIDQAKEDFHVGNLYFNRGCTGAIVGYQPFGGFNMSGTDSKAGGPDYLMLHMQAKTTSEML